A portion of the Nitrospirota bacterium genome contains these proteins:
- a CDS encoding phosphate/phosphite/phosphonate ABC transporter substrate-binding protein, which produces MLPFAKKHDNVTMAVFNKVADAGGIREDDLDKMKDKVDLSQIRVVAYTGCFPNWPVYTTPKLKKTLSAKVRAALLTPHFPP; this is translated from the coding sequence ATGCTGCCTTTTGCAAAGAAACATGACAATGTGACGATGGCGGTATTCAACAAGGTTGCTGACGCAGGCGGGATCCGTGAGGACGACCTGGACAAGATGAAGGACAAGGTAGATTTATCACAGATCAGGGTCGTGGCGTACACGGGTTGCTTTCCCAACTGGCCCGTATATACGACGCCGAAACTGAAAAAAACCTTGTCGGCGAAGGTCAGAGCCGCGCTGCTTACTCCTCATTTTCCACCTTGA